A genome region from Alicyclobacillus acidocaldarius subsp. acidocaldarius DSM 446 includes the following:
- a CDS encoding FAD:protein FMN transferase → MAYVRRAYVAMDTRIELAGWREGVSERELAQALDDAVGVFYEVESAATRFRPDSDVARIAAEPGAWVRVSPHVWYPLQAALWLAEWTGGRFDPACGHRLAALGFDRDYQTGERLSLPECSPDATFRDLELDPARMAVRTRRPLLLDLGAVAKGYAVDLALARLRGVSLDGALVNAGGDLAVFGLGPGGSPWEIAVRHEMPGFRPMVLNLSSGSVCSSGLYARRGPNGASHLWQPRGGRARALAATAVAPYAMMADGLATACMLVEPDEIEPLCEDAGGQAKVWYEDGTSVETREWGTGVLA, encoded by the coding sequence ATGGCTTACGTGCGCCGCGCCTACGTGGCGATGGACACGCGCATCGAGCTGGCCGGTTGGCGAGAGGGCGTGAGCGAGCGCGAACTGGCGCAGGCGCTCGACGATGCGGTGGGCGTCTTCTACGAGGTGGAGTCGGCGGCGACGCGGTTTCGCCCGGACAGCGATGTCGCCCGCATCGCCGCTGAGCCCGGAGCATGGGTGCGTGTGTCGCCGCACGTCTGGTATCCGCTGCAGGCTGCGCTGTGGCTCGCCGAATGGACAGGCGGCCGCTTCGATCCGGCCTGCGGCCATCGCCTGGCCGCGCTCGGCTTTGACCGGGATTATCAGACGGGCGAGCGACTTTCTTTGCCCGAGTGTTCGCCGGACGCGACGTTTCGAGACCTGGAGCTCGACCCGGCGCGCATGGCCGTGCGAACGCGCCGCCCCCTGCTCCTCGATCTCGGCGCCGTGGCGAAGGGCTACGCGGTCGATCTCGCCCTTGCGCGGCTTCGCGGCGTCAGCCTCGACGGCGCGTTGGTCAACGCGGGCGGGGATCTCGCCGTGTTTGGACTCGGGCCGGGCGGATCGCCGTGGGAGATCGCGGTCCGACACGAGATGCCGGGGTTCCGCCCCATGGTGCTCAACCTGTCTTCGGGGAGCGTGTGTTCGTCGGGGCTCTACGCGCGCCGAGGTCCGAATGGAGCATCTCATCTCTGGCAGCCGCGCGGCGGACGAGCCCGGGCCCTGGCGGCGACCGCCGTCGCACCTTACGCCATGATGGCGGACGGCCTCGCCACCGCCTGCATGCTGGTCGAGCCTGACGAGATCGAGCCGCTGTGCGAGGACGCTGGCGGGCAGGCGAAGGTGTGGTACGAGGACGGCACATCCGTCGAGACGAGGGAGTGGGGAACCGGTGTTCTCGCGTGA
- a CDS encoding FMN-binding protein, with amino-acid sequence MSVGKLGRAPLVAICTAAIAAMYGAGYVITEPYADRTLPGSAPTSPRGHAGEARGEAPSERYLDGVYRGSGSDQIGTIDVEVTIAGGRIAKVVITRCDTHYPQSDIDPVLPDEVVKAQSADVRFVSGATLSSFAFALAVQQALHQAKNPAYAG; translated from the coding sequence ATGTCCGTGGGAAAGTTGGGTCGCGCACCGCTCGTCGCCATCTGCACCGCGGCCATCGCGGCCATGTACGGCGCCGGCTACGTCATCACGGAGCCGTACGCGGATCGCACGCTGCCGGGGTCGGCGCCGACTTCGCCGCGGGGGCACGCGGGCGAAGCGAGAGGCGAGGCGCCATCAGAGCGGTATCTGGACGGCGTCTATCGTGGCTCCGGTTCCGACCAAATCGGCACCATCGACGTGGAGGTCACCATCGCCGGTGGGCGGATCGCCAAGGTCGTCATCACCCGCTGCGACACGCATTATCCGCAGAGCGACATCGATCCCGTCCTGCCCGACGAGGTGGTCAAGGCGCAGTCGGCCGACGTCCGCTTCGTCTCAGGCGCCACCTTGTCCTCGTTTGCCTTCGCGCTCGCCGTGCAGCAAGCCCTCCATCAGGCGAAAAATCCGGCGTATGCGGGGTGA
- a CDS encoding SGNH/GDSL hydrolase family protein, whose product MIEPGSKLVMVGDSITDCGRAHPVGEAPRGGLGNGYVALVDAHLQVLHPDWRIRVVNVGTSGNTVADVARRWEDDVMALQPDYVSLMIGVNDVWRQFDMPLVVERHVGIDEYRDTLRHLVATTKPRVREMFLLSPFYLEPNRSDPMRKTVDAYIEAMRDVAASEHVPFVDVQAEFDRLLAHLNTWVLAPDRVHPYLNGHLVIARAFLTAVGAL is encoded by the coding sequence GTGATCGAACCAGGGTCTAAGCTTGTGATGGTGGGGGATTCCATCACCGACTGCGGCAGGGCGCATCCGGTGGGCGAGGCGCCGCGCGGTGGGCTCGGAAACGGCTACGTCGCCCTTGTGGACGCGCATCTGCAAGTGCTTCACCCCGACTGGCGCATCCGGGTGGTGAACGTGGGCACGAGCGGCAACACGGTGGCAGACGTGGCGCGGCGTTGGGAGGACGATGTGATGGCACTTCAGCCAGACTACGTGAGCCTCATGATCGGCGTGAACGACGTGTGGCGCCAGTTCGACATGCCGCTCGTCGTCGAGCGCCACGTCGGGATCGACGAGTACCGGGACACGTTGCGACATCTCGTTGCGACAACGAAGCCGCGCGTGCGCGAGATGTTTCTCCTGAGCCCGTTTTACCTCGAGCCCAATCGGAGCGATCCGATGCGAAAGACGGTGGACGCGTATATCGAGGCGATGCGCGACGTGGCGGCGAGCGAACACGTCCCGTTTGTCGACGTGCAGGCCGAGTTCGATCGCCTTCTCGCGCACCTCAACACCTGGGTGTTGGCGCCGGATCGCGTGCATCCCTATTTGAACGGCCACCTCGTCATCGCGCGGGCGTTTCTCACCGCCGTCGGGGCGCTGTGA
- the panB gene encoding 3-methyl-2-oxobutanoate hydroxymethyltransferase: MARTVTVRTLANMKRAGEKIAMLTAYDYPTAKLLSEAGVHVLLVGDSLGMVVQGQPTTVPVTLDHMVYHASLVSRGAEGAMVVADLPFLTYQVSAEEALRSAGRLMQEGGAHGVKLEGGREMAKTVRRLVDAGIPVMGHIGLTPQSVHTFGGFTVQGKTADRALEMMEDALALEEAGAFSIVLEAVPAEVAAEITHRLSIPTIGIGAGPDCDGQVLVFHDFIGYTSGYIPKHNKRYADLASVIRDAARQYIEEVAQGVFPGEEQTVHLQDGELRLFQSMVARHGGGPRE, translated from the coding sequence ATGGCACGCACAGTGACCGTGCGCACGCTCGCCAACATGAAGCGGGCGGGCGAGAAGATCGCCATGCTGACCGCGTACGACTATCCGACCGCGAAGCTCTTGTCCGAGGCGGGCGTTCACGTACTTCTGGTCGGCGATTCGCTGGGCATGGTGGTGCAAGGACAGCCGACCACCGTGCCGGTGACGCTGGATCACATGGTCTACCACGCGAGCCTCGTCTCGCGCGGCGCGGAGGGCGCCATGGTCGTGGCGGATCTGCCGTTTCTGACGTATCAGGTGTCCGCCGAGGAGGCGCTGCGGTCCGCCGGCCGGCTGATGCAGGAGGGCGGCGCGCACGGCGTCAAGCTCGAAGGCGGGCGCGAGATGGCCAAGACGGTGCGGCGCCTCGTCGACGCCGGCATTCCCGTCATGGGCCACATCGGGCTCACCCCGCAGTCCGTGCACACCTTCGGGGGCTTCACGGTCCAGGGCAAGACGGCCGATCGCGCCCTCGAGATGATGGAAGACGCCCTGGCGCTCGAGGAGGCCGGCGCGTTCAGCATCGTGCTCGAGGCGGTCCCTGCGGAGGTGGCGGCCGAGATCACGCATCGGCTCTCGATTCCCACCATCGGCATCGGCGCGGGGCCGGACTGCGACGGGCAGGTGCTCGTCTTCCACGACTTCATCGGTTACACGTCGGGCTATATTCCGAAGCACAACAAGCGATACGCGGACCTCGCGTCCGTCATCCGGGACGCCGCGCGCCAATACATCGAGGAGGTCGCGCAAGGCGTGTTCCCGGGCGAGGAGCAGACCGTTCACCTGCAGGATGGGGAGCTGCGGCTCTTTCAATCCATGGTCGCGCGGCACGGAGGTGGCCCGCGTGAGTGA
- a CDS encoding MDR family MFS transporter: protein MHHTNRRMVSLAMMLAVFLVAIDVTVVSTAMPHIVRQLHGLNLYSWVFAIYTLTTCVTTPIYGKLADVFGRKTIFCIGVVLFVVGSALSGLSQNMAELVWFRAFQGLGAGAVMPVTFTIIGDIFQGEERARMQGLFSSVWGVAGLLGPLVGGLFVDHVSWRWIFYINVPVGALSLVLVLLFLHERFERRQHRVDVWGALVFTIGVSSLLYALLNGGSKYAWTSAVILGLFAASAVFLAVFVWIEAKVAEPMLPLKLLSNPVIAVSDVLAFLAAFVLIGGNVYLPMWIQTILGHSATNSGLTLMPMSLAWPLASTLSGRYMYRIGAKRTTVIGTLLVAVAAAWLLAIKLGTPYWFFVGVMIVMGLGMGYLNTPTTVMIQSVVSWQMRGAATGSNQFARALGQTIGVTVFGSLFNSITSSYVRTNAPTGVNRGDLTQILNNLSGGGQAAGIPAAVKRFVDGMLAHTLHEIFLAMFCVSLAIVVIAWFLPPHAKLMEQQAKVQANRAHA, encoded by the coding sequence ATGCATCACACCAACAGGCGCATGGTTTCTCTGGCGATGATGCTCGCGGTGTTTTTGGTCGCCATCGACGTCACCGTCGTGAGCACGGCGATGCCGCACATCGTCCGCCAGTTGCACGGTTTGAACTTATACAGTTGGGTCTTCGCCATCTACACGCTGACCACGTGCGTGACGACGCCCATCTACGGCAAACTGGCCGATGTCTTCGGCCGCAAGACCATCTTCTGCATCGGCGTCGTGCTGTTCGTCGTCGGATCCGCGCTGTCCGGCCTGTCGCAGAACATGGCGGAGCTCGTCTGGTTCCGGGCCTTTCAGGGGCTCGGGGCCGGCGCGGTCATGCCCGTGACGTTCACCATCATCGGCGACATCTTTCAGGGCGAGGAGCGCGCCCGCATGCAGGGCTTGTTCAGCTCCGTCTGGGGCGTCGCGGGACTTCTCGGCCCCTTGGTGGGCGGCCTGTTTGTCGATCACGTCAGCTGGCGCTGGATCTTCTACATCAACGTGCCCGTCGGCGCCCTCTCGCTCGTCCTGGTGCTTCTCTTCCTGCACGAGCGGTTTGAGCGCCGCCAGCACCGCGTGGACGTCTGGGGCGCCTTGGTCTTCACCATCGGCGTCTCGTCGCTGCTCTACGCGCTCCTGAACGGCGGCAGCAAGTACGCGTGGACGAGCGCGGTCATCCTCGGGCTGTTTGCCGCGAGCGCCGTCTTTCTTGCGGTGTTCGTGTGGATTGAGGCCAAGGTCGCCGAGCCCATGCTGCCGCTCAAGTTGCTCTCCAATCCCGTGATCGCCGTCTCGGACGTGCTCGCGTTTTTGGCCGCGTTCGTGCTCATCGGCGGTAACGTGTACCTGCCCATGTGGATTCAGACCATCCTCGGCCACAGCGCGACCAACTCCGGTCTGACGCTCATGCCCATGTCGCTCGCGTGGCCGCTCGCGTCCACCCTGTCCGGGCGATACATGTACCGCATCGGCGCCAAGCGGACCACGGTCATCGGGACCCTGCTTGTGGCTGTGGCTGCCGCGTGGCTCCTTGCCATCAAGCTCGGCACGCCGTACTGGTTCTTCGTCGGTGTCATGATCGTCATGGGCCTCGGCATGGGATACCTGAACACGCCCACCACGGTCATGATCCAGTCCGTGGTGAGCTGGCAGATGCGCGGCGCCGCGACGGGATCGAACCAGTTCGCGCGAGCGCTCGGGCAGACCATCGGCGTGACGGTGTTCGGCAGCCTGTTCAACAGCATCACGTCGAGCTACGTGCGCACCAACGCCCCAACAGGCGTGAATCGAGGTGATCTCACGCAGATCCTCAACAACCTGTCCGGCGGCGGACAGGCGGCCGGCATTCCGGCCGCGGTGAAGCGATTCGTGGACGGCATGCTCGCGCACACGCTGCACGAGATCTTCCTCGCCATGTTCTGCGTGAGCCTTGCCATCGTCGTGATCGCCTGGTTCTTGCCTCCGCACGCCAAGCTCATGGAGCAGCAGGCGAAGGTTCAGGCGAATCGCGCGCATGCCTGA
- a CDS encoding Rossmann-like and DUF2520 domain-containing protein, translating into MSGAEREAHAVRMAFVGPGRTAVALALSSMRAGHEVVGALARHPESDRAQTFLRMTEVPVYGMDRSQEVMAQADVIWITVSDSAIASVCRQLAEVGAWRRGQTVFHTSGALASDVLEPAAIRGARTASVHPLQTFAGDEGDAERLRGVAVAVEGQREAVRLAFSLAEGWGARPFAIAAADKPAYHAAAVLASNAVIALMATAARLAPLPEGAKSLLPLARRTLENLASLGIPAALTGPIERGDVDTVAEHLRALERDPAARRVYLALAAATVPIAVAKGTLGPEAAGRLSQWFADTGGM; encoded by the coding sequence ATGTCCGGCGCCGAACGCGAGGCTCACGCTGTTCGCATGGCGTTTGTCGGGCCCGGCCGGACGGCGGTCGCCCTGGCGCTGTCGTCGATGCGCGCGGGTCATGAGGTGGTTGGCGCCCTCGCGCGCCATCCGGAGAGCGACAGGGCCCAGACGTTCCTACGGATGACGGAGGTCCCGGTGTATGGGATGGATCGGTCGCAGGAGGTCATGGCGCAGGCGGACGTGATTTGGATCACGGTGTCCGACAGCGCCATCGCCTCCGTGTGCCGTCAGCTTGCGGAGGTGGGGGCGTGGCGGCGCGGGCAGACGGTGTTTCACACCTCGGGCGCGCTCGCGAGCGACGTCCTGGAGCCGGCGGCCATTCGCGGCGCCAGGACGGCGAGCGTCCATCCGCTGCAGACGTTTGCGGGCGACGAGGGCGACGCCGAGCGGCTGAGGGGCGTCGCCGTGGCCGTGGAGGGACAGCGCGAGGCCGTGCGCCTGGCCTTTTCCCTCGCGGAAGGATGGGGCGCCCGCCCGTTTGCCATCGCGGCCGCGGACAAGCCGGCGTATCACGCCGCGGCAGTGCTTGCGTCCAACGCCGTGATTGCGCTCATGGCCACCGCCGCGCGCCTCGCGCCCCTGCCCGAAGGGGCGAAGAGCCTTTTGCCGCTCGCGCGGCGGACGCTTGAAAATCTGGCGTCGCTCGGGATCCCGGCCGCGCTCACTGGGCCCATCGAGCGCGGCGACGTGGACACCGTGGCCGAGCACCTGCGCGCCCTCGAGCGCGATCCGGCCGCGCGCCGCGTGTATCTGGCCCTGGCGGCGGCCACCGTGCCCATCGCGGTGGCGAAGGGGACGCTTGGGCCCGAGGCGGCGGGCCGCCTGTCACAATGGTTTGCGGATACAGGGGGAATGTAG
- a CDS encoding ArnT family glycosyltransferase, with product MTLEHSHARAAAISCPSAVILVLDALSVTAVALLLRLLWLTAVHPVPASDFAWYRDHALALAAGQGYTYAGKPTAYFPIGYPLFLAGIYQLFGSGFWSGTMANATLNSLTAGLVTTLGTVLWKRSAGLVAGLLFAGYLSQIAWSSVLCSEMLFTFLLTLAALFGAARRGRDIRLGRAFALGCVVGLACAVRPVLMLAPAPWFAYLIVARVGWRRASALAAAMLSGVLLAVAPITVRNAIDLHAFVLVSTNGGVNLWQGNNPHANGAYFWPLNPHQNPFLSYVSNEVTEDHAAARAARAYIFTHPLHTLEMGFVKWWHLFDGVSNALYWSIGQSSPPVPRWFARAVHAVDLGTYLGMLASACGGIAMAVRSARMRRDARAFWPLLIVAYYVALFFVFPAWDRMRAPIEPLLALFAGYGIVQMTRAVRRLRFVRRFARGSNAG from the coding sequence ATGACGTTGGAACATTCACACGCGCGCGCCGCGGCCATCAGCTGTCCCTCGGCGGTCATCCTGGTGCTCGACGCTCTGTCGGTCACGGCCGTCGCGCTTCTGCTTCGCCTCCTCTGGCTCACCGCCGTGCACCCCGTCCCCGCGTCCGATTTCGCCTGGTATCGCGATCACGCCCTCGCCCTCGCGGCCGGACAAGGCTACACCTACGCCGGCAAGCCGACCGCCTATTTCCCGATAGGGTACCCCCTCTTCCTGGCGGGAATCTATCAACTGTTTGGCAGCGGCTTTTGGAGCGGCACGATGGCCAACGCCACGCTGAACAGCCTGACAGCGGGACTCGTGACCACCCTCGGGACGGTCCTGTGGAAGCGGTCGGCCGGACTTGTGGCCGGGCTTCTCTTCGCGGGATACCTGTCGCAGATCGCCTGGTCGAGCGTCCTCTGCAGCGAGATGCTGTTCACGTTTCTTTTGACCTTGGCCGCGCTTTTCGGCGCCGCTCGGCGAGGTCGGGACATCCGGCTCGGCCGCGCGTTTGCCCTCGGATGCGTCGTCGGGCTCGCCTGCGCCGTGCGCCCCGTCCTGATGCTCGCGCCCGCGCCGTGGTTCGCGTACCTCATCGTCGCGCGCGTCGGATGGCGCCGCGCCTCTGCGCTTGCGGCCGCCATGTTGTCCGGCGTCCTCCTCGCCGTGGCCCCCATCACCGTGCGCAACGCCATCGATCTTCACGCCTTCGTGCTCGTCTCGACGAACGGAGGCGTCAATCTCTGGCAGGGCAACAACCCCCACGCGAACGGCGCCTATTTCTGGCCGCTCAATCCGCATCAAAACCCCTTTTTATCTTACGTTTCGAACGAAGTGACGGAAGATCACGCAGCCGCGCGGGCCGCGCGCGCGTACATCTTCACCCATCCTCTGCACACGCTGGAGATGGGCTTTGTGAAATGGTGGCACCTGTTTGACGGGGTTTCGAACGCCCTGTACTGGTCCATCGGTCAGAGCTCACCTCCCGTCCCCCGCTGGTTCGCCCGCGCCGTGCACGCGGTCGATCTCGGCACGTATTTGGGCATGCTCGCCTCCGCCTGCGGCGGGATCGCCATGGCGGTGCGCAGCGCACGCATGCGGCGCGACGCGCGGGCCTTCTGGCCGCTTCTCATCGTGGCTTATTACGTGGCGCTCTTTTTCGTCTTTCCCGCATGGGACCGCATGCGCGCGCCCATCGAGCCTTTGTTGGCGCTCTTTGCCGGATACGGCATCGTGCAGATGACGAGGGCCGTTCGACGCTTACGCTTCGTGCGGCGTTTCGCGCGCGGGTCAAACGCAGGATGA
- a CDS encoding RnfABCDGE type electron transport complex subunit D has protein sequence MFSRDVAARWPWRRLRALLRRPKPVCAVALWVLGFVAAIFGRAPRGLLQMAMATAAAALCDLALRRARGLRLAIPDGALVTGAIVGMVLSADSPLWLAPAVAAVSIASKHGIRVRHRHVLNPAAVGLLLAAAAGASESWWGDLAALDPAYVVVLVALMYVVLWRARKFASFFAYVASFLAICFVAGLMQSALGADAFHNPILNSTLFAAGFMVSDPPTSPSRLPEQLAFGAMAAGLSAALYLAVSGLAYPFIGLLAANAAHAAVRARRRVLQ, from the coding sequence GTGTTCTCGCGTGACGTGGCAGCGCGGTGGCCGTGGCGGCGCCTCCGCGCGCTGTTGCGGCGGCCGAAGCCTGTCTGCGCCGTGGCGCTCTGGGTGCTCGGCTTTGTCGCGGCCATCTTTGGCCGAGCGCCGCGCGGGCTGCTTCAAATGGCGATGGCCACGGCCGCTGCGGCCCTGTGCGATCTCGCCCTCCGACGCGCCCGCGGCCTTCGCCTCGCGATCCCGGATGGGGCGCTCGTCACGGGCGCCATCGTGGGCATGGTGCTCTCCGCGGACAGCCCGCTGTGGCTCGCCCCGGCGGTCGCCGCCGTCTCCATCGCCTCCAAACACGGGATTCGCGTCCGACATCGGCACGTCTTGAACCCAGCCGCCGTGGGTCTCCTCCTCGCCGCGGCCGCGGGCGCGAGCGAGAGCTGGTGGGGCGATCTCGCCGCGCTCGACCCGGCCTATGTCGTCGTCCTTGTCGCCTTGATGTACGTGGTGCTTTGGCGAGCCCGGAAGTTTGCGTCGTTCTTCGCGTATGTGGCGTCGTTTCTCGCCATCTGCTTCGTCGCCGGCTTGATGCAGAGCGCCCTGGGGGCCGACGCGTTTCACAATCCCATCCTCAACTCGACGCTCTTCGCGGCGGGCTTCATGGTGAGCGATCCGCCGACCTCCCCGTCGCGCCTTCCTGAGCAGTTGGCGTTTGGCGCCATGGCGGCGGGACTCTCGGCCGCCCTCTACCTCGCGGTGAGCGGGCTCGCGTACCCCTTCATCGGCCTGCTCGCGGCCAACGCCGCCCACGCGGCCGTCCGTGCGCGCCGGCGTGTGCTACAATGA
- a CDS encoding Fur family transcriptional regulator, which produces MHETTASILQALKEAGYKFTGKRRAVVDLFVENRDRYFSAKEVYDHVSQIYPSVSFDTIYRTLGILVEQNVIEPMEFADDRARYRLQCARGHHHHLVCLRCGASIPIEECPIDRIRQQVPNFHIRDHRLEIYGYCDRCADAGGQGS; this is translated from the coding sequence GTGCACGAGACCACGGCCTCGATTCTTCAGGCGCTGAAAGAGGCAGGCTATAAATTCACGGGCAAGCGGCGAGCGGTGGTGGACCTCTTCGTCGAAAACCGGGATCGGTATTTTTCCGCGAAGGAGGTGTACGATCACGTCAGCCAGATTTACCCTTCCGTCAGTTTCGACACCATTTATCGCACGCTGGGGATTCTCGTGGAGCAGAACGTGATCGAGCCCATGGAGTTCGCGGACGACAGGGCGCGTTACCGCCTCCAGTGCGCGCGGGGGCATCACCACCATCTCGTGTGCCTGCGCTGTGGGGCATCCATCCCCATCGAGGAGTGCCCCATCGACCGGATTCGGCAACAGGTGCCGAACTTTCACATCCGCGATCACCGCCTCGAGATTTACGGCTACTGCGATCGCTGCGCGGACGCGGGCGGCCAGGGCTCGTGA
- the panC gene encoding pantoate--beta-alanine ligase: protein MSECPRLLRTIAEVRQSVQEARREGRQVALVPTMGYLHEGHLALVERARQEADFVVVSIFVNPLQFGPREDFASYPRDLDRDLGLLRQQGMAAAVFAPSVDEMYPQPIRTEVSLPTLSDRLCGRSRPGHFTGVATVVSKLFHIVQPDVACFGQKDGQQLAIIQRMVADLNFPVRIVGVPTVREPDGLAKSSRNVYLTPEEREHAVVLYRTLSWAKDAILAGERRADIIRQGMRERIEADPVARLDYADLVSMPDLEPIERIEGDIMLAVAAYFGKARLIDNFQFRVDP, encoded by the coding sequence GTGAGTGAGTGTCCTCGGCTTTTGCGCACCATCGCCGAGGTGCGTCAGTCGGTCCAAGAGGCGCGCCGCGAAGGCCGGCAGGTGGCGCTTGTGCCGACCATGGGCTACCTGCACGAGGGCCATCTCGCGCTCGTCGAGCGCGCCAGGCAGGAGGCGGACTTCGTCGTCGTCAGCATCTTCGTGAACCCGCTTCAATTCGGGCCGCGCGAGGACTTCGCGAGCTACCCGCGCGATCTCGACCGCGATCTCGGCCTGCTCCGCCAGCAGGGCATGGCGGCCGCCGTCTTCGCGCCGAGCGTGGACGAGATGTATCCGCAGCCCATCCGCACGGAGGTGTCCCTCCCGACGCTGTCGGATCGCCTGTGCGGCCGATCCCGCCCGGGCCACTTCACCGGCGTGGCCACGGTCGTCTCGAAGCTGTTTCACATCGTGCAGCCCGACGTCGCCTGCTTCGGACAGAAGGATGGGCAGCAACTCGCCATCATTCAGCGCATGGTCGCAGATCTCAACTTCCCCGTCCGCATCGTCGGCGTGCCGACGGTGCGCGAGCCGGACGGCCTCGCCAAGAGCTCTCGAAACGTGTACCTGACGCCCGAGGAGCGAGAACACGCCGTCGTGCTCTACCGCACGTTGAGCTGGGCGAAGGACGCCATTCTCGCTGGCGAGCGGCGCGCGGACATCATTCGCCAGGGCATGCGCGAGCGGATTGAGGCGGATCCCGTCGCCCGGCTCGACTACGCCGATCTCGTCTCTATGCCGGATCTCGAGCCCATCGAGCGCATCGAGGGCGACATCATGCTCGCCGTCGCCGCGTACTTCGGCAAGGCGCGGCTCATCGACAACTTCCAGTTTCGCGTGGATCCGTAG
- a CDS encoding MFS transporter, which produces MRRPAWLGILAASLIPFVLTLGNSMMVPVVPVMQSTFGVTPTAASLLITAYSVIAVVLMPVAGFLSDRMSRRRLAIAALAVAAAGGGVAALGASAAHSYAWVLLGRIVQGVGAAFSMPLALPLASDLADPHGRGRAAGFTEVGNTVGKLMSPILGALLATWAFFAPFWAVFALCGTLSATIAWMVPERRAPVPRSHLPAAWRLAFRAHAKLLTATYLSGAVSMLCLFGGLVSLSESLADSAHVPEWQNGLLLSIPQAMLCLASLVTGLFSDRWKAPSRAAIALGLAWTAASFGAASASQDMAWQIAAVSLGAYGIGTAITAIDASLATALSHEVRGTLSSLYTSARFLGPTLGPPLASWLQGFGARTPYAVLSAIALAAAIAIAPLLRRSTQDGESAAREQRQAAHT; this is translated from the coding sequence ATGAGGCGCCCCGCGTGGCTCGGGATCCTGGCGGCCAGCCTGATTCCGTTTGTCCTGACCCTCGGCAATTCGATGATGGTGCCCGTGGTCCCCGTAATGCAGTCGACCTTCGGCGTCACGCCAACCGCGGCAAGCCTGCTCATCACCGCGTATTCGGTGATTGCCGTCGTTCTGATGCCAGTGGCGGGCTTCCTCTCGGACCGCATGAGCCGAAGGCGACTCGCCATCGCGGCGCTCGCCGTGGCCGCCGCGGGCGGTGGCGTCGCGGCCCTCGGTGCCTCGGCCGCCCACAGCTACGCGTGGGTGCTCTTGGGGCGCATCGTGCAGGGCGTCGGAGCAGCCTTCTCCATGCCGCTGGCGCTTCCGCTCGCGAGCGATCTCGCCGATCCGCACGGCCGCGGGCGAGCAGCGGGATTCACGGAAGTGGGCAACACCGTGGGCAAGCTCATGAGCCCCATCCTCGGCGCGCTGCTCGCCACCTGGGCGTTCTTCGCGCCGTTCTGGGCCGTGTTCGCGCTCTGTGGGACACTCTCGGCGACCATCGCATGGATGGTCCCCGAGCGGCGCGCGCCAGTCCCCCGCAGCCACCTTCCCGCAGCCTGGCGCCTCGCGTTTCGCGCGCACGCCAAGCTCCTCACCGCGACCTACCTGAGCGGCGCGGTGAGCATGTTGTGCCTCTTCGGAGGGCTCGTCAGCCTGTCCGAATCCCTCGCGGATAGCGCCCACGTGCCCGAATGGCAAAACGGCCTGCTGCTGTCCATCCCCCAGGCCATGCTCTGCCTGGCGAGCCTCGTCACCGGCCTGTTTTCAGACCGATGGAAGGCCCCATCTCGCGCGGCCATCGCGCTCGGCCTCGCCTGGACCGCCGCATCCTTCGGCGCCGCGAGCGCATCTCAGGACATGGCGTGGCAAATCGCAGCCGTGAGCCTCGGCGCATACGGCATCGGCACGGCCATCACGGCCATCGACGCGAGCCTCGCCACCGCGCTCTCCCACGAGGTGCGCGGAACCTTGTCGTCCCTGTACACCAGCGCCCGCTTCCTTGGTCCCACCCTAGGCCCGCCCCTCGCATCGTGGCTCCAGGGGTTCGGGGCGCGGACGCCCTACGCGGTGCTCTCCGCCATCGCCCTCGCGGCGGCCATCGCCATCGCCCCGCTCCTCAGGCGAAGCACCCAGGACGGCGAGTCAGCGGCGAGAGAACAGCGTCAAGCCGCCCACACCTAG